In Papio anubis isolate 15944 chromosome 20, Panubis1.0, whole genome shotgun sequence, the genomic window cactgcactcagcctgggcagcaaattAAGACTTCTTGCGTCTCACCTGGCGCGGGCTGGAAtcctggcatgatctcggctcactcgcctcctgggtttggcCATTCTCTGCATCAACCTCCTGATGCCCTGGGATACAGGCACCTGCTGCGATCCGGGTAATTTGTGTGTTTTGAAGTGAGGTTTCCTGTTAatcaggctcatctcaaactcctgacctcaggtgattaccGCCAGCCTCCAAAAAACTGGAGTGCAGGGCCGCGGCCAGACATTGCTTATTTAAACCCCAATGCCATTTCCTGTGGGACGCGCAAGAGAGAATTTTTCTGTGCGCACCCGTATACCTCACCCACCTGGATTCTACCCTTAACATtcagttgctttttgtttttccttgggTCATCTGTTCATTAATCCACCTTGTTTAgcggtttcttttttctttttttttgagagtttcactcttttgcttcgcccagagctggagtgcaatggcatgatctttaGCTCACTCACGGCCTCTGCcttccggttcaagcaattctcctgcctccagcctccctaagtagctgggattacaggccttcgCCCTCGCCCACAGctgatttttgctatttttagtagagatggggtttcaccatgttgtgggctggtctcaaacctgctgaccctcaggtgatccatcacctcccaaagtgggattacagagtgagccacgctgcccagcctgttttacatttttggagACTGCAGACATTAGTGAAATTCAGCACAGAGCTGTTAGCCAGGAGTTCcagtattattttatgttttagtctcactgtcacccaggctggagcacagtggcgtcatcacactacactacagcctccacctccctccagcctcagccttctgaggagcAAGGACTACAGGAGCACAACACCAtgactaaataatttaaaagtttttttttttttccctgagacagggtctctctgtcacccaggctgaaatgcagtggattttggctcactgcaacctcaacctccgaagctcaggtgatcatcccacctcggcctcctgagtagctggggcacCACCATGTCTGctaattttttccatcttttgtaAAAACcaatgggattttgccatgttgcccaggctggtcttgaattcctgggctcaagcaatccacccatctcaaccctcccaaagtgctaggattacaagtgtcaCTGCACTGgcctaaaaaatgtttttctagagatagagtctcactatgttgcccagggtggtctccagttcctggtctcaaacaatcctcctgcctgggcctcccaaaatgacggattacaggggtaagccactgtgcccagctgagttCTGTACTTTTAGGCTTTTGACATAAAAGTCGGATGTGAAATGCCATTTctgtgcagagacacacaaacaTCTTTGCTGTGGATCCTCCATTTCGCACATGGGAACAGACGCACTTCCCCAGGCAATTAAATACCAGGGACTTCCTGAGGACACTGAGTGTCCAGGCCACGGGGTTTGTCCTTGAGTGGCTGTGACCACCCACCACCCCGGGTATCCAGGAATGTGCCCGACGCCCCGATGGCCGTCTCCAGGCATTAAGAGCTTCCTCCCCATTTCCAGCAGTTTCCTTCGGTCACCCCTGAGCACAGAGTCACTGGGTCAGAGGCCGGCCTCCTTGGCAGacggcgttttttttttttttcctgagatggtgtttcactcttgttgcccaggctggagtgcagtggcgcgatctcagctcactgcaacctccgcctcccaggttcaagtgattctcctgcctcagcctccccagtagctgggaccataggtgcgtcccaccacacctggctaatttttggtagagatagggtctggctatgttgcccaggctggtctcaaactcctgggctcaagtgatctgcccgcctcagcctcccaaagtgatgggattacaggagtgagccactgtgcccggccctgtcTCCTCACCTTTAAAACGGGAGTAAGTACAGCCCTCCTTGGTTGGGCTGCTGTGAGTTCAGTGAGTGAATCCACCTGCATAAACCCGATAGCAGGTGCCTGGCGGAGGTCAGCTGCCACCACTCCTACCATCGGTGTGGCGAGAGCTGCTACGTCACCCACAGCGGAAGGAACTGGGCTATTCTCCAAGTCGGAATCCACTGGGGAACCTTCTCCTCACCTCTGCTTCACCAGGCTCTGGCAGTGAGTTCTGCCACCTACATGTTTGTCGCCACACGGCGGGGACACACAGTCTGCACCTGGGAGCAGCTGCCCGCAGGAGACACACAAGCCACACGCGAAGTTCACTGATTGGCTAAAAGGGACTTTTTATTGAAGGGCGGGGCTCCAGCATCCGATGGCAGCTACAACCTAGGGACAGAGAAAAGGGGCTGAGGGTGGGTAAGAGGGTGCCCCACAACCCCTGCCCACCTGACACTCCCTGACTTTCAGTTTCCCTTTGGGGACCCTCCCAACCCCACTCTGGTTTCAGGGCCTCTTCTGGGCATGGCCAAGGGGTTGTGATTCAGCCACTGGCCACACTCTGGGAGGGTCCCTGGGACTCAGTGGGCACCATGGGGCGGGAGAAGGGCTCCCTTCCTTGTGCTGAAACCGGGTGGACTCACTGGATCTCACGGAACGCCCGCTTCTCCACCAGCTTCACCTTGTACTTGCGTTTGAACCTGGAGCAGGGACAATGGAGCAGTCAGTGCCTGGGGCCAATCCCAGACGCCCTCACCCCACAGCAGCCCCGGCCGCCCTTACTTGGCTCTCTCTCGAGGCTCGATCATGTTCCTCCTCTGGAAGCTCTTGAACCGGTCGCGAAGGATGTTGCCCTCGGGCTGCGGGACAGAGAGGGAGGCCTCAGCAGGGCCTGGCAGAAGCCCGAGGGCCTGGGACCTCTCCTCGGGGTCCTGGCAGAGCTCAGCCCCGTGCAGTCTCCCCAGGGGAGCCTGTGGGCACCAGGGACTCAGCCTGGCCCTCAGCTGCTGGGGCTCAGCACTGGGATGACAGCCACCAACCCACGGCCATCTCTGAGCTGGGCTTGGAGGAGTCATGGGAAGTGGGCTGGTGACAACACAGAAAAGGGGACAGCAAAGGCAAAGGCCGGGTCAGAGGGAGAAGGCACAGTCCACTCATGAGCACCGCTGGCTGGAGCCCCACGGCCGGGGCAGGCCAGGCCAGGTGTGTGGCTGACAGAGGAGCTGGGCTTCCTCAGGGGCACTGGGGAGCCACAGCAGGTTCTGAGCAGGGGAGGGACAGGGTTGGTTCTGAACTTCAGGAAGGTCCCTCTAGTCCTGAAGGCGACCGGGACTGCAACAGGGACCAGCTGGAAGGAAAGGCTTTCTTAGGGTCCCACACTCAAACCCTAGCCTGGCCCCTCACCCTGGGATCCCCCCCAGCACCCTGTGCCCTCAGCCCCTGGGCATTGGCCCCACTGGCCCAGCCCAGGGGCAGCCATGGTGTCGCCCATAGCCCCTGGGGGGCACGGGGAGCAAGGATGGTGTCATCATTGGGCACAGGGCTCTGCGGCGCCAGCGATGAGCACCTTCAGGGTCCTGAGCGAGTCTGTCAGCTCGGAGCTCAGCTGCACGTCAATGTCGGGTGCCTGGTACCTGCGGAACAGGGCGGGTGTTCAGAAATCTCAGGCCTGCAGGGCCCAGGACACCCAGTCCAAAGCCCCCTGCTGGAGAAGGAGGGGCCTCTGAGAATGTGGGGTTTTGTGGGGGAGGAGGTGGTCTGCCGGTGGAGGGGCGGGCAGTTCCTGAACAAACGCAGGAAGGCGTCAGGCCCTGGGacctggccccacctccagctTCTCCCAGAACCCCCGGCCCGGTTCTCACTTGAGCCGCCCCAGCCTTCGGGGCttgtcagcctcagcctcccgccgcGCCTGCCGCTGCCTCCGCCGCCGCGCCAGCTCCGCCAGCCTCAGGGCCACCTGGGCCTTGATCCCGCGCAGCCGGAACAGCTCCTGGTGCTGGAGCCGGGCGGCCCGCAACGCGGCCTGCTGTATCCGCTGTGGAGACGGGGCAGGGTCAGGGTCCAGGCGAGTGCTGCCCACCCAGGGAGGCCTTCCCTCTACACAGGGAACCCTCCCCGCGCAAATCTGCCTGCCCCGGAGGCCCTTCCTGACCCTGTCCCCGTCAGGTCAGCAGCGCCTCCAGTGCCTTCCCCGCAGCTGCTAGCTTCAACCTCCCCCGGTCTGCGGTGCAGAAACCTGCCCGCACCTCACCCGTCAAACAGAAGCGCCAGGGACCCGCGTCCCACCCCAGCCCAGAGCCCCGCCTGGAAGAGGCTGGAAAATGAGTCTCAGCTGTGAGGGTCCCAAACAGCCCAAACCACACGCCACACAGGGGGCTTGGGGTGGGCAGGCTGCCCACATCACCCAGGACAGCCCacgggtgggaggaaggaaggaagggggcgAGGAATCCGAAGCAGGCCCCGCCGGCCCAGGCGCTCACCAGCCTGCGCGCAGCCTTCtcccgccgccgctgctgctccGTCTTCTTCTCTGTGGCGGCCACGTGGGCGGGCGTGGGACAGACCTCGGCATCCCCAGCCTCCGGCCCCTCGCCCTGGCCTGGCTCCCCCTCGCCATCCGACTCCTCCAGCAGCCCCTCGCACAGCTCCTGGAACGTGGACTCCTGGGGAGGTGGGAAGCAGAGAGCAGTGTCAGGGGTAGGTAGCAGGCCccgggaggagagggaggggcaggTGCGGGGCTCACCTGGGTGGCGGCCTGCTCCGTGGCGGGCAGGGCCAGCTGCCGCTCCAGCTTCTCCGCCTCCTTCTGCCGCTGCAACTCCACCTCGTGGGCGGCTGAGAGCAGGGTCTGCGAGGGGTGGGAGTGAGGACCGGTCCCTGAACCTCTCGTGGGACACTGAGACTAGACCCTCTTACCTCCCATCTGTCCCTCACCCAGTGCCCACAGATCTCACCCCAGCCCAGGCTTTCCTCCCCACGCCCCGTCTACCAGCACACCCCACCCTGCACAGAGCCAGAGCAGGTACAATCTAAAAGCGAATGTCTGATCTCCACGCCCCCTCCCACATCTGGTCCAGGAACAGATGGCAGTGAGCGGCACCCTCGTCCTTTCAAACGTGAGCACACTGCTGCTTTTTTCCGCAGACGCTTTTCTCTACCAGACGAGGAAGCTGCCTCTGTTCCTGGCTATCTCCTTCTTATGAAGCTGAAAACGATTAGGGCAAGCATCCTGCCTCTACCGCTAACATCTCAGCGTCTCCCCAGTCACGTGATCCCAGGAGAACGGGTGTTCCTCGAGGGAGGGTTGTGGTGgttgagagtctcgctctgttacacaggctggagtgccgtggtgccatcatagcttactgcagcctggacctcctgggctcaagcaatcctcccacctcagcctcccaagtaggtgggaccacaggcatacgcTGCCACGCCCTGctcattttctgtatttagtagagacggggtttcaccatgttggtcaggctagtctcgaactcctgacctcaaatgatctgccggcctcagcctcccagagtgctgggattacaggtgtgaggcactgcatcCGGCCAAGCGAGGGGTTTTCGTACCCTTTGTCCACAGTATCTGTGCCCAACAGATGCTGGCTAAACGCACAGTGGCTCCAGCCAGACTTCCCCATCGCTGAGCTAGCCTCGCCCGTGAATAACTGTCACTTGGCTGCCAGTATGCCACCGAGTCACCACAGCCTTTTGCATCTCTGTCCCACAGGCTTCCTGGAAGGCGCCATGGTCTCACCTCACCTCTGTACCTTTTGTTCCCGCCACCTGGAAAACTCACTCCCCTCCTCCCATTGCAaacccctccctcagcctctgcctctgccttgacTCAGGCGTcccctcctccagggagcccttCCTGACCCCCCAGGCTGGGCCAGGTGCCCCGTCTGGGCTCCCAGCCCCAACCACTCTGCTCATCATTATCTGGGAACAGGTCTCTTGCACTGGGCCATGAGCCCCGTGAGGATAGGTCCAGGGCTGTCTGGGTCACTCTGGAGTTCCCAGCACCACCCAGCACAGGGAGGCAGCCAGTGAAGCCCTGACCGAGAGGCAGAGCCCGCTGAGGAGGGAGGCCTGGTCGGGGTGGTGTACCTGGTGGTCTTCAAACGATGGGTTGTAGGAAGCTCCGGCAGGCGCCACCTCCACAGCGGGGGCCTGGGACGGCTTGGTGTGCAGGCGTGGTGGCCGCTGTGGAGAAAAGGCCGAGGCAGGGTAAGGCCGTGTGAGGTCGGAAGGTCCCCCAGGCTTGTGTGTTGAAACTTAACTGCAATGTGGTAATGTCACCAGACAAGGGCCTTTGGGGGGTGATTCGGTCAGGAGGGCCCCGCCTTAGAAGAAAGCCTGGGCGACCTGGGCGCACGGCCCACTTCCACGCTTTCTTCATCCCTCCCCATCTGCTCTCCACCCCACAAAGGCCCTGTCAGTTGCCAGCAGAAGCCTGGAGTCACCTGAATACCCCTCAAGGTCTTCCCACACCCAACCGCTGGCAAGGCCTGGAGCATCTGCCCCAGGACTGTGTCCCGGGTCACCCGCAGCCCCAGCACAGCTGGCtcagggctccactctcatgccCTTGACTCCCGGCGTCTCACTTTACACCTGTCCCACCACAGCGTGACCTCCCCAGAGTGGCCACCTGGgtcccacccctcccctccacaAAACCCTCTGGTGGTGCCCCACACATCTGCCCCGCTCAGAATAATCCCCCAAGCCTGGCCTGTACTCCCTCCGGGACCACCCCCGCCTCCTGAACACACTCGGTCCCCCCTCAAAGCCTCTGTCATCAGCCTGGCGGCTCTTCCC contains:
- the NOP53 gene encoding ribosome biogenesis protein NOP53; the encoded protein is MAAGGRGDGGKHSSKSDADSGFLGLRPTSVDPALRRRRRGPRNKKRGWRRLAQEPLGLEVDQFLEDVRLQERTSGGLLSEAPNEKLFFVDTGSKEKGLTKKRTKVQKKSLLLKKPLRVDLVLENTSKVPAPKDVLAHQVPNAKKLRRKEQLWEKLAKQGELPREVRRAQARLLNPPAARTKPGPQDTVERPFYDLWASDNPLDRPLIGQDEFFLEQTKKKGVKRPPRLHTKPSQAPAVEVAPAGASYNPSFEDHQTLLSAAHEVELQRQKEAEKLERQLALPATEQAATQESTFQELCEGLLEESDGEGEPGQGEGPEAGDAEVCPTPAHVAATEKKTEQQRRREKAARRLRIQQAALRAARLQHQELFRLRGIKAQVALRLAELARRRRQRQARREAEADKPRRLGRLKYQAPDIDVQLSSELTDSLRTLKPEGNILRDRFKSFQRRNMIEPRERAKFKRKYKVKLVEKRAFREIQL